The following proteins are co-located in the Calditrichota bacterium genome:
- a CDS encoding branched-chain amino acid ABC transporter permease: MAHAAFYGVGAYTAALMALKLGTPLLLNIVCAVAFSSLLGIPVGLPSLRIRDDYFVIATFAFQVIAFSVLNNWVSFTRGPMGLPGIPQPVLGLFDFSTSWTVLGKNLRSGFEEIGNDITLLTTPLRRGYEAQKQDQGRYISKVGIQAGSGGLRHQARRGQEVFCR; this comes from the coding sequence ATCGCGCACGCCGCATTCTACGGCGTCGGCGCCTACACCGCCGCACTGATGGCGCTGAAGTTGGGCACGCCGCTCCTGCTGAACATAGTCTGCGCGGTCGCCTTCAGCAGCCTCTTGGGCATTCCGGTGGGGTTGCCATCGCTGCGGATTCGGGACGACTACTTCGTCATCGCGACGTTTGCATTCCAGGTCATCGCCTTCAGCGTCCTCAACAACTGGGTGTCGTTCACCCGCGGGCCTATGGGGCTGCCGGGCATCCCCCAGCCGGTGTTGGGACTGTTTGACTTCAGCACATCGTGGACAGTTTTAGGCAAGAATCTAAGGAGTGGTTTTGAGGAAATCGGAAACGATATTACCTTGTTAACAACACCACTCAGGAGAGGCTATGAAGCCCAGAAGCAAGACCAAGGTCGCTACATATCCAAGGTCGGCATCCAAGCCGGTAGCGGTGGCCTGCGACATCAAGCGCGTCGCGGGCAAGAAGTATTCTGCCGATGA
- a CDS encoding HypC/HybG/HupF family hydrogenase formation chaperone, giving the protein MCLALPMKLLSRSGDWGIGEIGGVRRQVMLTLTPEANVGQYVIVHTGYAIEILDEDEAERTMDLLDKIGAMES; this is encoded by the coding sequence ATGTGCCTGGCATTGCCGATGAAACTCCTGTCCCGTAGCGGCGATTGGGGTATTGGAGAGATTGGCGGAGTGCGTCGCCAGGTGATGCTCACACTGACTCCGGAAGCAAATGTCGGTCAATACGTCATTGTCCACACCGGATATGCGATTGAGATTCTCGACGAGGATGAAGCGGAGCGCACAATGGATTTGTTAGACAAGATTGGAGCGATGGAATCTTGA
- a CDS encoding hydrogenase iron-sulfur subunit, with the protein MSFEPKILSILCNWCSYTGADLAGTARMKYPPNVIGVRVMCSGRVDPGFVLDALRLGADGVLVCGCHPGDCHYVEGNYKCMRRIPLLKNLLQGLGIDPNRLRLEWVSASEGGRFQEVVTEFTEQIRALGPFKPQEWSFNPVETVAPHHERIAAKAVPA; encoded by the coding sequence ATGAGTTTCGAGCCCAAAATACTGAGCATATTGTGCAATTGGTGCAGCTACACCGGCGCTGACCTTGCCGGGACCGCCCGGATGAAATACCCTCCCAACGTGATCGGTGTGAGGGTGATGTGCAGCGGACGGGTGGATCCAGGCTTCGTGCTGGACGCGCTCCGACTGGGCGCGGATGGAGTGCTGGTCTGCGGATGCCATCCGGGCGACTGCCACTACGTGGAGGGCAACTACAAGTGTATGCGCCGCATCCCGCTGCTTAAGAACCTTTTGCAGGGGCTGGGAATTGATCCCAACCGCCTGAGACTGGAGTGGGTGTCTGCTTCGGAGGGAGGTCGCTTCCAGGAGGTGGTCACCGAATTCACCGAACAAATCCGCGCGCTGGGACCTTTCAAGCCGCAGGAATGGTCTTTCAATCCAGTTGAGACGGTCGCGCCTCACCATGAAAGGATCGCGGCAAAGGCGGTTCCGGCATGA
- the hypF gene encoding carbamoyltransferase HypF produces MDCGTDIVTADQKLSVGSIGFGADIRHVAIRISGIVQGVGFRPFIYNLAKRCRLTGSVLNDNGGVLIHAQGPERQLLAFLGLIRDASPPAAQLDAVTVSTLPPAGYADFEILPSIRLQETSTGIPPDIAICPDCRREMHDPQDRRFAHPFINCTNCGPRFTITSGLPYDRPLTTMSSFVMCPECGAEYANPSDRRFHAQPVACPNCGPKLTFLELSASGWNTCGNGDDAVGLVVKALRERKIILLQGIGGLHLACDCRDEPTVQKLRLRKRRYEKPFAVMFPDLDAVHRWCEVSAEEEKLLTSPAAPIMLLSKRAECPAAPSVAPDNPLIGAVLPYSPLHLIILERFGSPLVMTSANLDGEPMAYKQDDALGRLRATADAALVHDREIHIFADDSVVRLISSKPRFIRRARGYVPGPIRVSGGFRRDVLAFGPQHKNTICLGRGNSAILSQHIGDMDSEGSWVAHRRAMDHLIRLFNARIELCACDLHPDYTTTRLAEDWCRKNNTLLIKVQHHHAHLAACLVENGEAAPAIGLCLDGTGYGTDGTIWGGEVLVGNATGYERVGHLLPIPMPGGELASKQPWRMASAWLHHIFGERWLGLPLRFVTMVREQVGNKNLEMLLNPHLLEGYCPLTTSLGRLFDAVAALLFFGTRHQYEGQAAAQLEWMISPQPERPYPVDIEVGKERMILSPSPMFQALVEDLQAATSPAIISRRFHEWIVDGFARICRMTRERCGVNTIALSGGCFQNAFLLSGFLERLKSGGFQVLTHREVPSNDGGVALGQAVVADSQVR; encoded by the coding sequence ATGGATTGTGGAACCGACATAGTGACGGCAGATCAAAAACTGTCCGTGGGAAGCATCGGTTTCGGCGCGGACATCCGACATGTGGCAATCCGCATCAGTGGCATCGTTCAGGGAGTGGGGTTCCGCCCTTTCATTTACAACCTAGCCAAGCGTTGCCGATTGACAGGCTCAGTATTGAACGACAACGGCGGCGTTCTTATTCACGCCCAGGGACCGGAAAGACAACTTCTCGCATTCCTGGGCTTGATCCGCGATGCCTCACCACCCGCAGCTCAACTTGACGCGGTCACCGTCTCCACTCTTCCCCCCGCAGGATATGCCGATTTCGAGATTCTGCCCAGCATTCGCCTTCAAGAGACTTCCACAGGGATTCCACCCGACATTGCGATTTGCCCCGATTGCCGCCGTGAGATGCACGATCCGCAGGATCGGAGATTTGCGCATCCCTTCATCAACTGCACCAACTGCGGTCCCAGGTTTACTATTACCAGTGGACTGCCTTATGACCGCCCCCTGACCACGATGAGCTCCTTTGTGATGTGCCCCGAGTGCGGCGCAGAATATGCGAATCCTTCAGACCGTCGTTTCCACGCCCAGCCAGTCGCATGCCCGAACTGTGGGCCAAAGTTGACCTTCCTGGAATTGAGCGCCAGCGGTTGGAATACCTGCGGGAATGGTGATGACGCCGTCGGCCTGGTGGTGAAGGCCCTCAGAGAGCGAAAGATCATCCTGTTGCAGGGAATCGGTGGCTTACACCTCGCCTGCGACTGCCGGGATGAGCCAACTGTGCAGAAGCTGCGCCTCCGCAAGAGGCGCTACGAGAAGCCTTTTGCTGTAATGTTCCCGGATCTGGATGCTGTTCATCGCTGGTGCGAAGTCTCAGCCGAAGAGGAAAAGCTGCTAACTTCACCCGCAGCTCCCATCATGTTGCTGAGTAAACGCGCCGAATGCCCGGCGGCTCCATCAGTTGCTCCGGACAATCCTCTAATCGGAGCGGTGCTCCCCTACTCCCCGCTTCATCTTATAATACTGGAACGGTTTGGCTCGCCCCTGGTGATGACCAGCGCCAACCTGGATGGAGAGCCGATGGCATACAAGCAGGACGATGCATTGGGACGCCTGCGCGCCACCGCCGACGCGGCGCTGGTTCACGACCGCGAGATACACATCTTCGCCGATGATTCAGTAGTGAGGCTGATCTCTTCAAAGCCGAGATTTATAAGGCGTGCACGCGGGTATGTTCCAGGACCGATCCGGGTGTCGGGCGGCTTCCGGCGGGATGTCCTCGCATTCGGCCCCCAGCATAAAAACACCATCTGCCTCGGCAGGGGGAATTCGGCAATACTCTCCCAACATATCGGCGACATGGACTCTGAGGGATCATGGGTAGCCCACCGGCGTGCGATGGATCACCTCATCAGGCTGTTCAACGCCCGGATAGAATTGTGTGCCTGCGACTTGCATCCGGACTACACCACCACCCGCCTGGCGGAAGACTGGTGCCGTAAAAATAACACACTGCTGATCAAGGTGCAGCACCATCACGCACATCTGGCGGCATGTCTGGTTGAGAATGGTGAAGCCGCACCGGCAATAGGTTTGTGCCTTGACGGGACAGGTTACGGGACAGATGGGACAATCTGGGGAGGCGAGGTTTTAGTGGGGAACGCCACGGGATACGAGCGCGTCGGTCATCTCCTGCCAATTCCGATGCCGGGCGGCGAGTTGGCGTCCAAACAGCCCTGGAGAATGGCTTCGGCGTGGCTCCATCATATCTTTGGCGAACGCTGGCTTGGTTTGCCGCTCCGGTTTGTCACGATGGTGCGGGAACAAGTGGGCAACAAGAACCTGGAAATGCTCTTAAATCCACACCTGCTTGAAGGCTATTGTCCCTTAACCACCAGTCTGGGTAGACTGTTCGACGCAGTTGCAGCCCTTCTCTTCTTCGGGACCCGCCACCAATACGAGGGGCAGGCTGCTGCACAATTGGAGTGGATGATCTCGCCGCAGCCTGAAAGGCCATATCCGGTAGATATTGAAGTCGGGAAGGAGAGAATGATTCTCTCCCCCTCCCCGATGTTTCAGGCACTTGTTGAAGATCTGCAGGCAGCCACATCCCCGGCGATCATCTCCCGCCGCTTCCACGAGTGGATCGTGGATGGCTTCGCCAGGATCTGCCGGATGACCCGTGAACGCTGCGGAGTGAATACCATCGCCTTGAGCGGCGGGTGCTTTCAGAATGCCTTCCTGTTGTCGGGCTTCCTTGAACGACTCAAGTCGGGAGGATTTCAGGTGTTGACCCACCGGGAGGTTCCTTCAAACGACGGTGGCGTTGCGCTCGGGCAGGCGGTAGTAGCCGATTCACAGGTGAGGTAG
- a CDS encoding hydrogenase maturation protease translates to MELSSVKNTLILCLGNELLGDDGFGPEVARRLSSDGFLPDDIEVIFAPLAGFALLDLLAGRQRVLIVDTIHTGRAPVGTLHRFPAADLAASWHLTTSHQISLSSAIELGRRMELDFPNEIEVIAVEAEDLEQFGEVLSEPVQEAVEDTVRLVAKWIMQNLRGCA, encoded by the coding sequence GTGGAATTATCAAGTGTAAAAAACACCCTGATCCTCTGCCTGGGTAATGAGCTACTCGGCGACGATGGATTCGGCCCCGAGGTGGCGCGGCGATTATCCAGTGATGGCTTTCTGCCGGATGATATTGAAGTCATATTTGCGCCACTGGCGGGATTTGCGCTTTTGGATCTGCTTGCAGGCAGGCAGCGGGTGTTGATCGTGGACACCATCCACACCGGGCGCGCTCCGGTGGGAACTTTACATCGTTTTCCAGCGGCAGACCTGGCTGCCAGTTGGCATCTGACCACCAGCCACCAGATCAGCCTGTCCTCTGCCATCGAGTTGGGCAGGCGCATGGAGCTGGACTTTCCCAACGAGATCGAGGTAATCGCAGTTGAGGCGGAGGATTTGGAGCAATTCGGCGAGGTGCTTTCCGAGCCGGTGCAGGAAGCGGTGGAAGACACTGTCCGGCTTGTGGCGAAATGGATAATGCAGAATCTGAGGGGATGCGCATGA
- a CDS encoding oxidoreductase, with protein MKGSRQRRFRHDYCIQAGGHVSKPKLAIYWAASCGGCDIAILDIETKILDVADFFDLALWPCAADFKYKDVRALPDKSITLTLFNGAIRSSENFEIAQLLREKSVVLCAFGSCASDGCIPGLANLTTRQDIWDYVYLKSPSVDNPQGIMPQTLCQVPEGVITIPEMWNTVRPLTQVVDVDYIIPGCPPQSDKIAEVVGAVIDILKNGKPLPPKGTVLGAGEKTCCDECQRSKDVKKITKFIRPFEIVPDPNLCLIEQGIVCCGPATRSGCGAKCVSAGVPCRGCYGKPVNVRDQGAKMVSALASVIESKDPKEIENIIAAIPDPVGTFYRFSLPESMLRRAQV; from the coding sequence ATGAAAGGATCGCGGCAAAGGCGGTTCCGGCATGATTACTGCATCCAAGCGGGAGGACACGTGAGCAAACCCAAACTCGCGATATACTGGGCGGCGTCCTGCGGCGGCTGCGACATCGCCATTCTGGACATTGAAACCAAGATACTGGACGTCGCGGACTTCTTTGATTTGGCGCTCTGGCCTTGCGCCGCTGACTTTAAATATAAAGACGTCCGCGCGCTGCCCGACAAGTCCATCACCCTGACGCTGTTCAACGGCGCCATCCGCAGCAGTGAGAACTTTGAGATCGCCCAACTGTTGCGGGAGAAGTCGGTGGTGCTCTGCGCCTTCGGCAGTTGCGCTTCGGACGGCTGCATCCCGGGGTTGGCGAACTTGACCACCCGGCAGGACATCTGGGATTATGTCTACCTAAAATCCCCCTCAGTTGACAATCCGCAAGGCATCATGCCCCAAACGCTTTGTCAGGTTCCAGAAGGGGTGATCACCATCCCGGAGATGTGGAACACGGTCAGGCCGCTGACGCAGGTGGTGGACGTGGATTACATCATTCCGGGCTGCCCGCCGCAGTCCGACAAGATCGCCGAAGTGGTGGGGGCGGTGATAGACATACTTAAGAACGGCAAGCCTTTGCCGCCCAAGGGGACAGTGCTGGGCGCAGGCGAAAAGACCTGCTGCGACGAATGCCAACGATCCAAAGACGTTAAGAAGATCACCAAATTCATCCGACCGTTCGAGATCGTGCCCGACCCGAACCTATGTCTGATAGAGCAGGGCATCGTCTGCTGCGGTCCGGCAACGCGCTCCGGCTGTGGCGCCAAGTGCGTTTCCGCCGGGGTCCCCTGCCGCGGTTGCTACGGCAAGCCCGTCAACGTCCGCGACCAGGGCGCCAAGATGGTTTCGGCGCTGGCGAGCGTTATTGAATCCAAGGATCCAAAGGAAATTGAAAATATCATCGCGGCCATCCCCGACCCGGTGGGGACGTTTTACAGGTTCAGTCTGCCGGAATCCATGCTGAGGAGGGCGCAGGTATGA
- the hypD gene encoding hydrogenase formation protein HypD gives MRKVANEIKRLRIDRPIRLMEVCGGHTEAIYRFALRDLLPDWIELTSGPGCPVCVTPNGFIDHAVALARLSGVTIATFGDLVRVPGSTQSLAQIRARGGDVRVFYSPMDALYWTRQHPERTVVFLGIGFETTACTIAAVVQECARDGPANFRMLSALKTMPCALAALLSAPDVHIDGLILPGHVTTVTGMADFQFIAHRFAVPCVVSGFEPLDLMETILMLCRQINEGRAKVENQYLRVVRSEGNLHAQKAISRVFKSCDMEWRGFGSISLSGLSLADEFSYLDATHIQVEVEPIREHPGCRCGEVLRGVCRPDDCALFATACTPEEPCGACMVSSEGACAAVYHFAPVADER, from the coding sequence ATGAGGAAGGTTGCGAATGAGATTAAAAGACTGCGTATTGACCGTCCCATCCGGTTGATGGAAGTCTGCGGCGGGCACACCGAAGCCATCTACCGCTTCGCCCTGCGTGATCTACTGCCTGACTGGATCGAGTTGACATCCGGTCCGGGGTGTCCGGTGTGTGTCACTCCCAATGGATTTATCGACCACGCGGTTGCGTTGGCGAGGTTGTCCGGGGTGACAATCGCCACTTTTGGCGACTTGGTCCGTGTGCCCGGATCGACTCAATCTCTGGCACAGATTAGAGCCAGGGGTGGGGATGTGCGCGTCTTCTACTCCCCGATGGACGCCCTTTATTGGACTCGGCAACATCCAGAAAGAACGGTGGTCTTTCTCGGCATAGGGTTTGAAACCACAGCCTGCACCATCGCCGCTGTGGTGCAGGAGTGTGCTCGCGACGGACCGGCCAACTTCCGCATGCTGTCAGCTCTGAAGACCATGCCGTGCGCTCTTGCAGCCCTGTTGTCCGCGCCTGATGTCCACATAGACGGCCTGATACTTCCGGGGCATGTAACTACCGTGACCGGGATGGCGGATTTTCAGTTTATCGCACACAGGTTCGCTGTCCCGTGCGTGGTCTCCGGCTTCGAACCGTTGGACTTGATGGAGACCATTCTGATGCTCTGCCGCCAGATTAACGAGGGGCGCGCCAAGGTAGAAAATCAATACCTCCGCGTGGTGCGCTCCGAGGGCAATTTGCACGCGCAGAAAGCCATCTCCCGGGTGTTCAAGTCCTGCGATATGGAGTGGCGCGGCTTCGGTTCCATATCGCTGAGCGGCCTCAGTCTCGCGGATGAATTTAGTTATCTGGATGCGACGCACATCCAGGTTGAAGTCGAGCCCATCCGCGAACATCCGGGGTGCAGATGCGGCGAGGTTCTGCGCGGTGTGTGCCGTCCAGACGATTGTGCCCTTTTCGCAACCGCCTGCACCCCTGAAGAACCCTGCGGAGCCTGTATGGTCTCGTCGGAAGGCGCCTGCGCCGCAGTTTACCACTTCGCCCCGGTAGCCGATGAACGATAA
- the hypE gene encoding hydrogenase expression/formation protein HypE: protein MNDKIVTLGHGAGGEAMRRLIRDLFLRYFDSPELAKLADAALLTSNGSRMAFTTDSYVVKPLEFPGGDIGRLCICGTVNDLAVMGAWPQYLSIGLIIEEGLDLRLLERIVASAADTANLAGVKIVTGDTKVVTRGECDGLFINTAGIGACPLGRGLSEQPIEPGDAILVSGTLGDHGVAILNARASLGLDAAVVSDCAPLNGLIAHLLHGPPTVKWMRDPTRGGAASVLIELVDSQSFGVLIREEDIPVKAEVLAVCEILGFDPLHLASEGKVVIVAKGEDARMALQLLKQHPLGRDAAIIGEVTSDGAGAVRLQTASGGMRRLLRPTGELLPRIC, encoded by the coding sequence ATGAACGATAAAATTGTCACTTTGGGACATGGCGCTGGCGGCGAAGCGATGCGCCGACTGATTCGTGACCTGTTCCTACGCTACTTCGACAGCCCCGAGCTCGCGAAATTAGCGGATGCGGCTCTGCTAACTTCCAATGGCAGCCGGATGGCGTTCACCACCGATTCCTATGTAGTCAAGCCGTTGGAGTTCCCCGGCGGAGATATAGGCAGGCTCTGCATCTGCGGCACGGTGAATGATCTCGCCGTCATGGGCGCCTGGCCGCAGTATCTCTCGATCGGCCTCATCATCGAGGAGGGACTTGATCTAAGGCTGCTGGAGCGGATCGTTGCCTCCGCAGCCGATACGGCAAATCTGGCAGGCGTGAAGATTGTGACTGGTGACACCAAGGTGGTCACCCGCGGCGAATGCGACGGCCTGTTTATCAATACGGCAGGAATTGGTGCCTGTCCCCTGGGCAGGGGATTGTCGGAACAGCCCATTGAACCCGGAGACGCCATCCTGGTGTCGGGAACTCTGGGCGACCATGGCGTCGCAATCCTGAACGCGCGAGCAAGCCTGGGGCTCGACGCCGCCGTGGTCAGCGACTGTGCGCCACTGAACGGGCTGATCGCGCACCTGCTGCATGGACCGCCCACCGTCAAATGGATGCGCGATCCCACCCGTGGAGGCGCTGCCTCAGTCCTTATTGAGCTGGTAGATTCCCAATCTTTTGGGGTGTTAATCCGTGAAGAAGACATTCCGGTAAAGGCGGAGGTGCTCGCTGTCTGCGAGATACTGGGCTTTGATCCCCTGCATCTGGCGAGCGAGGGCAAAGTTGTGATTGTGGCAAAGGGCGAAGATGCCCGCATGGCGCTCCAACTGCTAAAGCAACACCCTCTAGGCAGGGACGCGGCGATAATAGGCGAAGTCACTTCAGACGGAGCGGGGGCCGTCCGGCTACAGACCGCTTCGGGAGGAATGAGGAGACTGCTCCGACCCACCGGTGAACTCCTGCCGCGAATCTGCTGA
- a CDS encoding CoB--CoM heterodisulfide reductase iron-sulfur subunit A family protein yields RSIAILHCIGSRDENYHRYCSRVCCMYALKFAHLVKEKTNAEVYQLYIDMRAFGKGYEEFYQRLLDEGVYVIRGKGAAIVPAPAKYRDEGGLVVCCEDTLISKFREIPVDMVVLCTALEARRDAPELARKLNISAGADGWFIEAHPKLAPVSTTTEGIYIAGVCQGPKDIPDTVAQGNAAAGQVIKILNQGELFLDAAYAVVREEFCSGCKICNGLCPYSAVTFDEAKGVSVVNSALCKACGTCAAACPSGAILARHFTDEQIYAQIEGILA; encoded by the coding sequence CGCTCCATCGCCATATTGCACTGCATCGGCAGCCGCGATGAAAACTACCACCGCTACTGCAGCCGCGTTTGCTGTATGTATGCCCTCAAGTTCGCCCACCTGGTGAAGGAGAAGACTAATGCCGAGGTCTATCAGCTCTACATCGACATGCGCGCCTTCGGCAAGGGTTACGAGGAGTTCTACCAGCGGCTGCTCGATGAAGGGGTGTATGTAATCCGCGGAAAGGGGGCGGCAATCGTCCCCGCTCCAGCGAAATACCGGGATGAGGGCGGGCTGGTCGTCTGTTGCGAAGACACCTTGATCAGCAAGTTCCGCGAGATACCGGTGGATATGGTAGTCCTCTGCACCGCACTGGAGGCGCGCAGGGACGCTCCGGAACTCGCCCGCAAGCTGAACATATCGGCGGGCGCCGACGGGTGGTTTATCGAGGCGCATCCCAAGCTGGCTCCGGTTTCCACTACCACGGAAGGCATCTACATCGCGGGTGTATGCCAGGGACCCAAGGACATCCCCGATACAGTGGCGCAGGGCAACGCCGCCGCGGGGCAGGTGATTAAGATACTCAACCAGGGCGAACTCTTCCTGGACGCCGCCTACGCAGTTGTGCGGGAGGAGTTCTGCAGCGGCTGCAAGATATGCAATGGGCTGTGCCCTTACAGCGCCGTCACCTTTGATGAAGCCAAGGGCGTCAGCGTGGTGAATTCAGCGCTGTGCAAAGCCTGCGGCACCTGCGCGGCGGCCTGCCCCAGCGGTGCCATCCTGGCGCGCCACTTCACCGACGAGCAAATCTACGCCCAAATCGAAGGGATACTCGCATGA
- a CDS encoding Ni/Fe hydrogenase subunit alpha, with product MKSIAIDPITRLEGHGKIHLFVNDDGSLANCYFQIPELRGFEKFCQGRPVEEMCRITTRICGVCPDAHHMAAAKATDAVYGVIPPPAAIKLRRLLYNGFYAGDHTVHFYALAGPDFVCGPDAPPGERNILGVIAKVGLDAGKAVIAQRARGQRVIEIVGGKKIHPVTALPGGMAKRISKEEQEELVEIGKKMVEFAKFTIKVFDDIVLANKAYVELILSDVYAHQTYNMGLVNDRSQVDFYDGRVRVVGPDGREHCKYEPKDYLQFVAEHVEPFTYLKYPFLKKIGWKGFVDGVDSGVYKATPLARLNASEGMATPLAQAEYERFYETLTGDKSGRTPVNATLATHWARIIELMQASEATLELAKDDEITSDKIHNPPQGIVGEGVGIVEAPRGTLTHHYKTDEHGIITEANLIVGTTNNYAPITMSIKRAAEGLITKGSEITDSVINRIEMAFRAYDPCFGCATHTLAGQMPLEVIVHDAATGEVVQSASRN from the coding sequence ATGAAGAGTATCGCCATAGATCCCATCACCCGGTTGGAGGGTCACGGCAAGATTCATCTTTTCGTGAACGACGACGGTTCCCTGGCGAACTGCTATTTCCAGATTCCCGAACTGCGTGGGTTTGAGAAGTTCTGCCAGGGGCGACCGGTGGAGGAGATGTGCCGTATCACCACTCGAATCTGCGGCGTTTGCCCCGACGCGCATCACATGGCGGCTGCCAAGGCGACCGACGCTGTCTATGGCGTGATCCCGCCACCTGCGGCGATCAAGCTGCGCCGACTGTTATACAACGGCTTCTACGCCGGCGATCACACAGTGCATTTTTACGCGCTGGCGGGTCCTGACTTTGTGTGCGGCCCCGACGCGCCCCCGGGTGAACGCAACATCCTCGGTGTAATCGCCAAGGTCGGCCTGGACGCAGGCAAGGCAGTCATCGCCCAACGCGCGCGGGGACAGCGGGTGATAGAGATCGTCGGCGGCAAAAAGATTCATCCCGTAACCGCCCTGCCCGGCGGAATGGCGAAACGCATCTCCAAAGAAGAACAGGAAGAGCTCGTCGAGATCGGCAAAAAGATGGTGGAGTTTGCCAAGTTCACCATCAAGGTATTCGACGACATCGTGCTGGCAAATAAAGCTTATGTGGAATTGATATTGTCCGATGTCTATGCCCACCAGACTTATAATATGGGCCTGGTAAACGACAGAAGCCAGGTGGACTTCTACGACGGGCGCGTCCGGGTGGTGGGCCCCGACGGCCGGGAGCATTGCAAGTATGAGCCCAAGGACTACCTGCAATTCGTCGCCGAGCACGTCGAACCGTTCACCTACCTGAAATATCCCTTTCTGAAAAAGATCGGCTGGAAGGGATTTGTGGACGGGGTGGATTCCGGCGTCTATAAAGCGACCCCGTTGGCGCGCCTGAACGCCTCGGAAGGGATGGCGACCCCACTGGCGCAGGCCGAATACGAACGCTTCTACGAGACCCTGACCGGCGATAAAAGCGGTCGAACGCCGGTCAATGCCACATTGGCGACCCACTGGGCTCGCATCATTGAACTCATGCAAGCCAGCGAGGCGACCCTGGAATTGGCTAAGGACGACGAAATCACTTCCGACAAGATCCACAACCCGCCCCAGGGAATCGTCGGCGAAGGCGTCGGCATTGTGGAAGCGCCGAGGGGCACGCTGACGCATCACTATAAGACCGACGAGCACGGCATTATCACCGAAGCCAACCTGATTGTGGGCACCACCAACAATTACGCTCCCATCACCATGTCCATCAAACGCGCGGCGGAGGGGCTTATTACAAAGGGTTCTGAAATCACCGACAGCGTCATCAACCGCATTGAAATGGCCTTCAGAGCCTACGATCCCTGCTTCGGCTGCGCAACGCACACCCTGGCAGGACAGATGCCGTTGGAGGTGATAGTCCACGACGCGGCGACCGGTGAAGTCGTGCAAAGCGCGTCCAGGAACTAA
- the hypB gene encoding hydrogenase nickel incorporation protein HypB — MDIPIIRDVLEESNARAEENRAFFDRNNVFVINLMGSPGSGKTTILEHTIPILRSRSLASAVIEGDITTTLDSDRLSALDIPIVQANTEPFGGDCHVGSHLVQAALSHLNLKNIDILFIENIGNLVCPAEFYLGEDRKVVVLSLPEGEDKPLKYPLMFRECQLCLLSKADIERHLDLDREKLLFNLGQINGALDILTISAKTGAGLTDWVEWIITQRQTQR, encoded by the coding sequence ATGGATATACCCATAATCCGCGACGTTCTCGAGGAGTCAAACGCCAGGGCGGAGGAGAATCGGGCGTTCTTCGACCGCAATAATGTCTTTGTGATAAACCTGATGGGTTCACCCGGTTCTGGTAAAACAACGATTCTGGAGCATACCATCCCCATCCTCAGGAGTCGCTCGCTCGCATCTGCTGTGATTGAAGGGGATATCACAACAACCCTTGACAGCGACCGCTTGAGTGCCCTGGATATTCCTATAGTCCAGGCTAATACCGAACCATTCGGCGGCGACTGCCACGTTGGCTCCCATCTCGTGCAGGCCGCGCTCTCGCACCTCAACCTGAAAAATATAGACATCCTGTTCATAGAGAACATCGGCAATCTTGTTTGCCCGGCGGAGTTTTATCTCGGAGAGGACCGCAAGGTAGTAGTGCTATCGCTCCCTGAAGGTGAAGACAAACCCTTGAAATACCCGCTGATGTTTCGCGAGTGTCAATTATGCCTGCTGAGTAAGGCAGATATTGAAAGACATCTCGATCTTGATAGGGAGAAACTTCTGTTCAATCTGGGGCAAATCAACGGCGCTCTCGATATCCTCACCATTTCGGCGAAAACCGGCGCCGGACTGACCGACTGGGTGGAATGGATCATAACCCAGAGACAAACTCAACGATAG
- a CDS encoding hydrogenase maturation nickel metallochaperone HypA, with translation MHELFIAESVVGSAKKSLPPGVEPESVIEIHVQVGQLDAVVPESLQFMFDAVKASHGMPVAELKIETMAVRCRCPGCDLEFGLDLPVFVCPECGDRHVELLRGRGIFLNGIRIDDGKSMEERESTPL, from the coding sequence ATGCATGAGCTGTTCATAGCCGAATCGGTTGTCGGCTCCGCCAAGAAGTCCCTGCCGCCGGGCGTAGAGCCGGAATCGGTGATAGAGATCCATGTTCAGGTGGGTCAACTCGATGCCGTCGTGCCTGAAAGTCTGCAGTTCATGTTTGACGCCGTCAAGGCTTCGCATGGGATGCCTGTAGCTGAACTTAAGATAGAGACCATGGCTGTTAGATGCAGATGTCCCGGATGTGACCTTGAGTTCGGCCTGGATCTGCCGGTGTTTGTCTGCCCGGAATGCGGCGACAGGCATGTAGAGTTATTAAGGGGACGGGGAATCTTCCTGAACGGAATACGGATCGATGACGGAAAAAGCATGGAAGAGCGTGAGTCAACACCCCTTTGA